From one Paramormyrops kingsleyae isolate MSU_618 chromosome 1, PKINGS_0.4, whole genome shotgun sequence genomic stretch:
- the LOC111833634 gene encoding PDZ domain-containing RING finger protein 4-like isoform X3 has translation MDRECYGGSDYLSNVVPDGDRAEEFEYEEVELCRLNSQEKLGLTLCYRTDDEDDVAIYVSEVGPNSIAAKDGRIREGDRIVQINGRDVQDREEAVAALSSEDFRSLILLVARPDVQMEEVWLDDEHSDLLEELKREMLEEEQHMAEQSKSLEEDDITTDVATCSSNNQDSGMGRSDKSMQYKGCSKPAILAQVHKKLAQCVQDKQDQLWSNPRPQCVQTLVSGAHLNSLCPEVPEENDEDEEDEETECDHFQQLLELKCHIRNSGEYGLYYSRHSTIECSLSEQDGVGRELQLLNEELRSIELECQNIMQAHQLRKVRDPNHDWASRSQGCTNLPRGKLADINEHPEKSDKDSSSAYNTAESCRSTPLLMDRSPDHVWHSVDRSPDHSLQRRVRITNQKNLSRTRAACHSQPAAGPAATSSPEPSNPSESDQPLPADDEGCGQDEAQVAPDSHLSPYHSSQHRHTNIPAHAQHYQSYMHLVQQRSAVEYAQSQLSLVAVEPKMEWKVKVRSDGTRYITKRPARDRILRERALKIREERSGMTTDDDAASELKLGRYWSKEERKQQLARAREQRRRREFMQRSRLECLREAPLGAAEPRHEVSIIELSHKKMMKRRNKKILDNWMTIQELMTHGAKAPDGAKVHNAFLSVTTV, from the exons GAAGTGGAGCTCTGCCGGCTGAACAGCCAGGAGAAGCTGGGCTTGACGCTCTGTTATAGGACCGATGACGAGGACGATGTGGCCATCTACGTTAGCGAG GTGGGGCCGAACAGCATCGCCGCCAAGGACGGCCGCATCAGAGAGGGGGACCGCATTGTACAG ATAAACGGGCGTGACGTGCAGGACCGGGAGGAGGCCGTGGCTGCGCTCTCCAGTGAGGATTTCAGGAGTCTCATCCTGCTGGTTGCCAGGCCAGACGTGCAG ATGGAGGAGGTCTGGCTGGATGATGAACACAGTGACCTTCTAGAGGAGCTCAAGAGGGAGatgctggaggaggagcagcacaTGGCGGAGCAG TCCAAGAGTTTGGAGGAAGACGACATCACTACAGATGTTGCAACATGCTCATccaacaaccaggacagtgggATGGGTCGTTCAGACAAGAGTATGCAGTACAAGGGGTGTTCCAAGCCAGCAATCTTAGCCCAAGTCCATAAGAAATTGGCTCAGTGTGTGCAGGACAAGCAGGATCAGCTCTGGTCCAATCCTCGGCCACAGTGTGTCCAGACCCTTGTGTCAGGAGCACACCTGAACTCGCTCTGCCCTGAGGTACCAGAGGAGAAcgatgaggatgaggaagatgaggaaACAGAATGCGATCACTTTCAGCAGCTCCTGGAGCTTAAGTGCCACATCCGGAACAGTGGCGAGTACGGCCTGTACTACAGCCGGCACAGCACCATTGAGTGCAGCCTATCCGAGCAAGACGGCGTGGGCCGGGAGCTACAGCTCCTCAACGAAGAGCTGAGGAGCATTGAGCTGGAGTGCCAGAACATCATGCAGGCTCACCAGCTCCGCAAGGTCCGGGACCCAAACCATGACTGGGCTTCCCGGAGCCAAGGATGCACCAACCTGCCAAGAGGCAAATTGGCTGACATCAACGAGCACCCAGAGAAGTCAGACAAAGACAGCTCGAGTGCCTACAATACAGCAGAAAGCTGCCGCAGTACACCCCTGCTCATGGACCGCTCTCCTGACCATGTGTGGCACTCAGTCGACCGCTCACCGGACCACTCCCTCCAGAGGCGAGTCCGGATCACCAACCAGAAGAACCTCAGCAGGACTCGTGCTGCCTGCCATAGCCAGCCAGCTGCCGGCCCAGCAGCTACCAGCAGTCCAGAACCGAGCAACCCCTCAGAGTCTGACCAGCCGCTACCAGCAGATGACGAGGGCTGCGGGCAGGATGAGGCCCAGGTAGCTCCAGATTCCCATCTGTCACCATACCACAGCTCCCAGCACCGGCACACGAATATCCCAGCCCATGCCCAGCACTACCAGAGCTACATGCACCTGGTCCAGCAGCGTTCGGCTGTTGAGTACGCGCAGAGCCAGCTGAGCCTGGTGGCCGTGGAGCCCAAGATGGAGTGGAAGGTGAAGGTGCGGAGCGACGGCACTCGGTACATCACCAAGAGGCCGGCACGGGACCGAATCCTGCGTGAGCGGGCGCTGAAGATCCGCGAGGAGCGCAGCGGCATGACCACGGACGACGACGCTGCCAGCGAGCTCAAGCTGGGCCGCTACTGGAGTAAGGAGGAGCGCAAGCAGCAGTTGGCCCGGGCACGGGAGCAGCGGCGGCGCCGGGAGTTCATGCAGCGCAGCCGGCTGGAGTGCCTGCGGGAGGCGCCACTAGGCGCGGCCGAGCCCCGGCACGAGGTCAGCATCATCGAGCTTAGCCACAAGAAGATGATGAAGCGGCGTAACAAGAAGATCCTGGACAACTGGATGACCATCCAGGAGCTGATGACGCATGGGGCCAAGGCTCCGGATGGGGCGAAGGTGCATAACGCCTTCCTGTCCGTCACCACTGTGTGA